In Palaemon carinicauda isolate YSFRI2023 chromosome 38, ASM3689809v2, whole genome shotgun sequence, a single window of DNA contains:
- the LOC137630361 gene encoding uncharacterized protein, with protein MAVATIVHIEASMGLVKDLLSETQRVPLETYSELKPLPLPTFEGEVQEYASYRELFTIHMDRRADLDEVSKFTYLLGTLGKEPLRVVKSLSVTAANYRLALDLLDKQYGNVHQTLVILHRKLANIFVPSLDPVELKRFRFELTIIIEQIKRLSKDDIGQGMVMSLIHQKLSEGKLYRKVVKHLRKCDYTLDEFFDEIDFIIRMLEDDALQRGNKLEHDKRKDNSVRPKSTPVHNNSCPFCNERHPPHGCRQVTDVAARRRILLKRGLCFNCTKSGHCSDKCPIQSSCKICNAKHHTAICDDHNAGRRLQSNPHSNNSQLTTSRPVVNATPTQNEPAPRPSKVKVESKPCKSAKIAQKSDVDLPCTLLPTAMADIYRKQGNKRVRLFLYSGSQRSFISAKVASQLGLPVVGKVSLSIAPFGSAEISGQYNVELSEANVTKAQLLYILLACGGHATSGIALKALMNSGKWSEQDIAAAREL; from the exons atggcggtggccacgatcgtgcacatcgaggcgtcgatgggcctagtgaAAGACTTACTGAGCGAAACACAAAGGGTGCcattagagacctactctga gttgaagccgctgcctctccccacgtttgaaggggaagtgcaagagtacgcatcgtaccgtgaactctTCACAATCCACAtggatagaagagctgatttagacgaagtgtctaaattcacatatttgctggggacgttgggcaaagagccgcttagagtcgtaaaatctttaagtgtaaccgccgcgaactatagattaGCGTTAGATCtattagacaaacaatatggtaacgtACATCAGACGCTCGTGATTCTTCACCGAAAGTTAGCTAATATATTTGTACCATCACTAGACCCAgtagagctcaaaaggttccgtttcgagttaactattatcattgaacaaattaaaaggttgagtaaagacgatataggccagggcatggtcatgagtctcATACATCagaaattgtcagagggaaagctctatcgGAAAGTGGTCAAACATTTAAGAAAATGTGATTATACATTGGATGAGTTCTTTGACGAGATAGATTTCATTATAagaatgctcgaggacgatgcGTTGCAAAGAGGCAACAAACTCGagcatgataaaagaaaagacaacagtgtaagaccgaaatccacacctgtccacaataattcttgcccattttgtaaCGAACGACACCCGCCTCACGGctgtcgccaagtaactgacgtagctgccagacgtcgcattttgcttaaGAGGGGCCTTTGCTTTAATTGCACAAAGTCAGGTCATTGTAGTGACAAATGTCCCATCCAAAGTTCTTGTAAGATTTGTAATGCCAAAcaccacaccgcaatttgcgatgaTCACAATGCGGGAAGACGACTGCAATCTAACCCCCATAGTAATAATAGTCAattaacaacgtcccgccccgtagtaaatgcgacgcctacaCAGAACGAacctgccccccgtccatccaaagttaaagtagaatctaaaccatgcaaaagtgcaaagattgcacagaaatctGATGTAGACCTCCCATGTACCCTCTTGCCAACCGCGATGGCAGACATATACCGAAAACAAGGTaacaagcgagtccgcctattcctttaTTCCGGGAGCCAAAGAAGCTTTATATCAGCGAAAGTCGccagtcaattaggcctaccggtggtagggaaAGTGTCATTGAGTATAGCTCCATTcggctccgcggaaataagtggacagtacaacgta gaattgtcagaagctaatgtaactaaagctcagttgctttatattttattggcatgtggtggccatgcaacgagtggaatagCCTTAAAAGCGTTAATGAACTCGGGGAAATGGTCGGAacaagatattgcagcagctcgtgaactgtag